Genomic DNA from Babylonia areolata isolate BAREFJ2019XMU chromosome 9, ASM4173473v1, whole genome shotgun sequence:
AATATACCTGTACAGGCTAACTCGAAAACCGCCGTAGCccttgtatgtttatttgttttgttttactaggAAACGGACTTCAGAACTGAATAAGAATATTTTAAACACCTGGTTTCAAACCGGAAAGTACATGTCTATTTCGAAATACTGTTACGGTATTTTCCCACCTGACTATATAGGCTACAGTTCGTGTCAtggttggatatatatatatatatatatatatatatatatacaaccacacacacacatctatatatatatttgtgtcacagtgtgtgtgtgtgtgtgtgtgtgtgtgtgtgtgtgtgtgtgtgtgtgtgttttgaatgacaCAATTTCACAATCCAGGTAAACAGGACATTGGTGAGATATAATAAAACCCCTTACAGTTAAAGAGAACACACACGCGTCCATATCCACACGCACGCTCTCTGACCGTGACGCAAATGACGCATCCATccctcacgcacacgcgcgcgcgccgcgtatgcacatacatacacacacgcgcacatactcaCGCGCCGCAcacttatgcacgcacacacacacacacacacacacacacacacacacacacacacacacacacacacacacacacacacacacctccttgccCAACACACGCTGATTGCAAATAAAGATACGTCGGCGGCAGACCATGAAGGAGAAAGTCTGGGAAATTGAGATTTTGTCTGATTGTTCCAAGGGAACTAATCCATGCAGGTTTGACATTTTTACAGAGTTGAATACCTTGGATAGGTTATCACGGgtcgacgcacgcacacacacaggcatgtgtgctcacacacacacacacacacacacacgcatgcacactgacaACTATGGCACacacgtgctcgcacacacacacacacacaccgtgacacacacactcacacgcacagacatacagacacgcacttGCTCGCacattcacgcgcgcacacacattaacacccacccacatgccCCAACTCCTCCACTCAGCAATCACTCATTTACCAACTCTTTCACCCACCTCAACACGCTCTCTCTCAGGGAACACTGAGATGACCAAATTCgatataacgataacaataataacgataacaataatgataatcatcaccatcatcattgtgataataataataatgataataacagtggtagtagtagtagtggtggtagtgttggtggtggtggtgttgatattattgttataatcattcaggcctatcaatctatttattcagttattcattcattttctttattcatttattcaatttgAATTTGTAGCTATAAACTGTTCACAGTGACCAGGAGCTATGGTCCATAATTTATTCATGAATTAATCTGTCAGTTAAACCACTCAGAGTTGAGCCAGACACAGGTTACTCTATCGTCTTTTTCACTGCCACTTGTACACTGGGTttccccaccacaccatcatcattcatccttatgcccatcgctcccggtggagcataggccatcgataacccctcgccatcgcattccagtccagttggtcccttgctgcttcagctctgcctcggtatctcgcctccaggccggcctctcttcctctttccctgcgggttccaggtcagggcttggcgtgtgatgctggacgctggcttcctgagggtgtgtccgatccagccccacttcctccacagaatctgcttggccactggttcctgtcccgctcgctcccacagatccaTACCTCACACTAATTCAGAGAACTGAATTCGGCCACTCACTCGTACTAAAAATATGGCTAACGCGAAAACCACCGTCGCCatcgtatgtttgtttgttttgttttactaggAAACGGACTTCGGAACTGAATAAGAAAAAGTAAAACACCTGGTTTCAAAGCGGAATGTACATGAATATTTCGAAATGCTGTTGTGTTTTTCCACTGACGCTACAGTTCGTGTCATGGTTGAAGCGGAATATACATGAATATTACGAAATGCTGTTGTGTTTTTCCACTGACGCTACAGTTCGTGTCATGGTACATGGTcgaaggcatatatatatatctcacacacacacacacacacacatatatatatattgatatatatagctatgtgtgtgtgtgtgtgtgtgccgctgtgtgtgtgccgtgcgtgtgtgttgcacgACACAATTTCACAATCCAGGTAAACAGGACATTGGGGAGATACAATCAAACCCCTTATAGTTAAAgagaacacacgcgcgcacacactgtatTCACACGCACGCTCTCTGAGCGTGACGCACATAACGCATCCATccctcacgcacacgcgcgcgcgccgcgcatgcacatacatacacacacgcgcacagagtaCTGACTCACGCACcgcacactcatgcgcgcgcgcacacacacacacacacacacacatggcacacacacacacacacacacacacacacacacacacacacacacgaacaacctGACACACACGCGTACATTCGTTCCTTCCAGCAGGTATACcggtaattacacacacacacacacacacacacacacacacacacacacacacacacacacacacacacacacatgctgtctgTGTCATGGCTGACTGTCAAGTGCCATGATGTAGCCTATGTCACCACAAAGCTGAGATGTACTGAACATTTTCATAAAAGTCGATTCACACaaatacatgcgcgcacacgtgcgaacacgcacgcacactaacacaggaccgcgcacgaatgcacacatgcacactcacacatacgcatggATATGCTCACATGTGACGCaaagttgtcacacacacacacacacacacacacacacacacacacacacacacacacaccgtgacacgcacgcacgccggcacgcacgcacgcacgtgcgaacacacacgcacactaacacaggaccgcgcacgtacgcacacatgcacactcacacacacacatggatactgtatgctcacacacaaagttgttacacacacacacacacacacacacacacacacacacattcgctcctGGTAGACACACTGTTTACAATACCCACGGATCTATATGACAAGTGTAAACACATATACTTCTTTCATCAATTTTATCATCAACGAGAATCGCGTCACCCTCAGTGAACCCAGCTCGAGGCGATGCTGATGTTGCAACAGAATCAGTGCGGGTGTTGTAACTCCTGATCGCAACACACAACCCAGCCCCTTTCCCCataccgtcacccccccccccccccgcccccccatgcatcaccctctccccccaccccctccactgatCTACCCCCCCATCTCCTGTATCTACCTAACCCCTCAAAGATCTATGATATTCCGGGAAAGCGGTCGTTCCTGTTATAGAAGATTGTGAAACGTATCATTTTGTCAACATCACAATACACGCAGCAATCGCACCTTGGTACCATTGTTCATGCGAagtcatttattaaaaaaaaaaaaaaaaaatcaaatgaataaacaaagtcAAAATTTACGGTtgacacacagtgacatctccaCCACCCAAAACCATGCAAGGgctgaagaacaagaaaaggggcagggagcggggggggggggggggggggggggctgtataaGGGAGTGGGGGAACAGGACTGACCCACAAACTCTTGCTCAATCCCGCTTGAGTTTTTGGGGCACTCGCCCGAAAACATCCGGGTGTGACGACATGTTTCTCAGCCAGTGACGAACTAAACCAAGCCTCGCTCGCATCACATTCCTGTTCCACCAATCCACAAAGGCTGCCGGGGCCTATTTTTACGAAGCGCGGCAGACGACAGACAATCATTCAGCCAAACGAGCTTCACGCGACCGGTTCAAGAGAAGGGAACTTTTTCCTTGCAGATTTTACGAAGTTTTGAGTTAAATTGCCTTCTGAGTTGTGAACAGCGTCTGTCACGCTCTTTTGATTTTTATCTGTCTCTTCCCACCAAAACTTAAAAAGGCAGAGATGGCAAGCACAGgtgagattttgaaaaaaaaataatgtttttcctttttttgtttggtttgtgtttaaTTGCAAACATGAAACTGCACGTGATGTCAGAGGCAGAGATTTTACCCTTGATCGACGAGTcactgtggtggtttttttgtgtgtgtgtgtgtgagtgtgtgtgtgtgtgtgtgtgtgtgtgtgtgtgttattttgttttgtattttgtgtgtgtgtttttttatgttctcaTTGTTGTAAGTGATAATCATGAGTATCGATCAGTTACTACCGCAGTCCACAGACTTGTATAAACAAATGCAAACATTTAaagataatattaaaaaaaaagaggtagaagACACATAGAGAACCTATACTGCACAcagcttttcttctctttttttccatttgtttccCTTTCGTATATTTTAacataatttttaaaaagtaatttTATGCGACGTCTAGCTGGTATTATTCATAGCGTTATTGTACACATAAATATTTATGCTTGCAtgtttatgcatgcatatgtgatttttatcatgttgctgttgtgaagattctggatctttctttgttttcttttttttcctttttcatcttcggTGTTCTTTTGCTCTTTGCCCAGAGGGAAGGATGTAAACATGCAGTGTGCTTTTCCCTCCACCCTCATTATGattcattttgttctctctctctctctctctctctgtctctcacaaaccATCATTCTGTCATTAGAAACATGCATGATTAAGTAATCTGTGCATTTTTCCCTATAGTCTAGATTTGCCTACTACTTCAATGCCCAAACCTATTTGAATTTCTCACTGGTCTCTttggttgagttttttttttttttttttattttttatgggggggggggggggggggggggtcctttttcctttttcttttttcctttttctgggggggtatttaaaaaataaacacacacaaaacacattcctTTAATGAAGTACTTGACTGTTTCAAcgtatatgtgtttttttttttttttgttttttttgtgtgtgtttttgttttgttttttgttttttttctgttttttttttgcgggggtggggggtggggggggggggggggggcatttttcttttctatttgtgtttttgttgttgttttgttcttgttgtttttggttggggatttttttttgtttttggtgggggtgggtgggcggggatgTCTTAATGATACTTGACTAAGTACTTCCACACGAATACTCGACTCTTTTCGTTTCTATAACTTTCACAGAATCACACGAATAGAGCAATACTCAAACTcctgttctcttttttgtttccacAGAGAAAAGAGACTTCAGCAATGCGGCCTACCCTCCCCCCGGCCAGCCCCAGGGCTACCCCCCACAGCAGTACGGCGTGGGTCCCCCTCCCCAAGGAGGGCCAATCCCCCCTCCGGCCTATGTCACCCAGCCTGGGTACGTGGGGGGACCTGTCATTGTGagtatctgctgctgctgcactccgtgtgtgtgtgtgtgtgtgtgtgtgtgtgtgtgtgtgtgtgtgtgtgtctgtgtgtgtgtgtgtgtgtgtgtgtgtgtgtaaactgtttgTGAGTAATTCCTGTGGGTGTCtgttagtgctgtgtgtgtatgtgtgtatctctctctctctctttctctctctttctctctcaacctctgCTTCTCTTCCAACATCTATGTCTCTCAACCTCATAATGTAACAGGAGTAAgtgctctgtgtgtatctctctctctctgacatacacactctgtgtttttccacattttgttttctcttctgcacgtacgaacacacacacactttcacactcacacacacgcacacgcacacacacacacacacacacacacacacacacacacacaccagagtcgacaaatgtgtacacaacaccaccactgattGTGAAGCAAGTCTTGGAAATAAAAGGCAGAGTCAGACACCAACGCATATGATTGAACTGGTCTCGGatcggaaagaaggaaggaaagaaaatacaacaCAGGTTCATTGCAGTCCGGTACGACGTTCTCAGGGTGGCAGTGTtagaccttcacaacaccaagataaTACGACGTTCTCAGGGTGGCAGTGTtagaccttcacaacaccaagataaTACGACGTTCTCAGGGTGGCAGTGTTAGatcttcacaacaccaagataaTACGACGTTCTCAGGGTGGCAGTGTtagaccttcacaacaccaagataaTACGACGTTCTCAGGGTGGCAGTGTtagaccttcacaacaccaagataaTACGACGTTCTCAGGATGGCAGTGTtagaccttcacaacaccaagataaTACGACGTTCTCAGGAGGTTGGCAGTGTtagaccttcacaacaccaagataaTACGACGTTCTCAGGTTGGCAGTGTtagaccttcacaacaccaagataaTACGACGTTCTCAGGGTGGCAGTGTTAGACCTTCAGAACACCGAGATAATACGACGTTCTCAGGGTGGCAGTGTtagaccttcacaacaccaagataaTACGACGTTCTCAGGGTGGCAGTGTtagaccttcacaacaccaagataaTACGACGTTCTCAGGGTGGCAGTGTTAGACCTTTACAACACCAACGTAGGACGGCATCAACCAAACCTaattacaggacagagagaacCGCGCCATGAAACAGCTTGACTGACAACCAGGATGGAAGGAATAGAATCAATGTTTACTCTTGTTAACATTGTGTCAAAGTAGACATGaatctgtgtgcctatctgtcgGCGCGTTCTCTccgtgtctcagtctctgtctgtctgtctgtctgtctctgtctctctgtgcccgtggttcagtctctctctctttctgtgtgtgtgtgtgtgtgtgtgtgtgtgcgtgtgtgtgtgtctgtgtgcgtgcgcgcgcgcgcatggttcagtctctatatcttttttttatcttgtttttttccccaaaagctAGACTTAGACTGAGAGTCTGAGACCAACGCCAAAGATTAAAACTGAGATGAATAGAAAgagccaagaaagaaaggaaatcttTTTATACAACACACGTTCGACACTGTCAGGGGGGCGTCCTACAGATAAGTGTCAGCGGGGCGTCCTACAGATAAGTGTCAGCGGGGCGTCCTACAGATAAGTGTCAGCGGGGCGTCCTACAGATAAGTGTCAGGGGGGCGTCCTACAGATAAGAGTCTGTACCGAGATAAGACGGTCCTCAGCAAACTTGACGACAGGGTAGACAGAGCGCGGCTGACATGTTAATACAGTTACTGGTACGGGTAGAATTAGTTTTCCCTTGCATTAACGCTGTGACAGGAAAGGCAGACCTcttctggctttctctctctctctctctctctctctctctctctctctctctgtatgtctgtctgttctctctctctctctcccctttctctactTTCTCTATCTGTGagccccccaccccatttttttttttttttttttttttttttttttttttgtcagcagtACTGATCGAAGTTCATACTTTCAAAAGTTCTTGACCGAATCAAATTTGTTGTTCGCCTCAACCCCtcatccccgcctctctctctctctctctctcccccctccttcccttcctccctctgcgaGATTCCCAGAGTCCTGGCATGATTACCTGAGCAGGTCAGTCGGTTACCAGTATTGCGTGATCTGCAACATTACTATTGATATGTCTGTCACGTAGATCCAGTATCTCAGATAAACAGCCACAGGCTGACAGAATTGTCTGAAAAGATCGAATATACACaccgaaaatgaataaataaatacgttcATATCCATAATACAGCTACCCTcgtcttcattaaaaaaaaaaaaaaaaaaaaaaaaaaaaaaaaaaaaatcatagtcaTCAGTATAATCTGCAGAAAACCTAATATGCTGTaaattgtcattaaaaaaaaaagttgaccagCGCAGAAGAATTAGGGATAcggaagggtgggggggcggggtggggggtggggggcaggggggggggagaagagaaagggtgtaggtggggagggggcataGAATAAGGGGAAAAGAACGAAGGGAGGAGGTATGTAGGTTACTTAGCAGAAGGTGagtgaaaaataaagacaaagaaatgGATCACGAGTCTCGTTCAGCATGTATAGGTGTGTGCGGGTTTTTTTACGTTGttgcagggttttgttgttgttgttgttgttgttgttttgagaaaGGGTGACCCACGTTAGGTTAGTTAGCACAACCCCGGCAGGAAGTTTATAAACAATATGATGTTTACTGGGCTGACAGTTGACAATAGACTGCATAATAAAACCATTCCGTCACGCGTGGCTGCGCACCTTAAGCAGACAGTGGGTGTATTGTTGGACCAGATAGGTCTTCCTGCCGCCTGTCAAGCTTGCGACATCCTGACACGAGACTGGGTCAAGACATGTGCAGAATGATTCATTATTGTTACGTGACTggctgcgtgtatgtgtgcatctctctctctctctctctctctcacacacacacacatacacgcacgcacgcacgtacacacacacacacacacacacacacacacacacacacacatagatacatacatcacGCATGTTTGATTTTGTACAACAGGGCATggtgaaaaaaaagggagaaaaatacaTTCTTATTTGTTACCACAATACATTAGCCAGATAATTGACTAGcatgtcttttattattattataattattgttattttttattattatcattgtcataataTTGCCGTCATCACCATTGCTACTAGTTGTAGTGGTGttggtattataattattatcgtttttgttgttgtagaatTATCATtaaattgttattattgtcatagCAATTGTTATTGACTTACTGGAattttcattattgttagtagtataCTTATTaccggttgtttttgttgttgacttgtAAAAActatcacagtcatcatcattgttagtagtagtcgtagtagttgtaTAATGGTTGGTGTTGACTGTTCTAGGGGGAACTTGAAAATAAACGTTTGATTttatcagttgttattgtcatagAACTTTGACAGTTGTTGTAAAGCCATAGAgagatggtctagaggtaacgagagaaactgagcggactggttccaatcccacagtcgccagtattttctccccctccactagaccttgagtggtggtctggacgctggtcattcggatgagacgataagccgaggtcccttgtgtagcatgcacttagctctggtaaaagaacccagggcaacaaaaggtttgACCCTGGCAatattccgtagaaaaatccacttcgatgaaataaacaaaattgcaggcagaaagaaaacaactgaGAAAATGGGtgacactctcagtgtagcgacgcactctccctgggaagagcagcccgaatttcacacacatttatttatttattaagacttcttgctatagcgcatattcttgaagctctatgcgctttacacacagaaatctgttgtgataaaaagagtaatacaatatgatacaatcaTCAGCAACATTACGACCATGACtgtgtgatacaacacaatacaaaacaatacaatacagtacaatacaatacaatcatcagCACCATTACGACAATGACTGTGtgctgcaatacaatacaatcgtcATCCATTACGACAATGActgtgtgatacaatacaatacagtcgtCATCACCTTTATGACAATGACTGTGTGCAGGTGACGACCCAGCCTGTCCGGGAGACGGGCACCCCACCAGACACCACGTGCTCTCTCATCGTCTCCATCCTGtccatctttttctgtctggGGGCCTGGCCTTTCGCTATCGCCGCCATCGTCTTCAACCGGAAGGTAAGCGAGCGCCCTGCCACTGTTTCTGGTGATGAATttgtttaatatcccgtcacacttactggtgattgtagacattttgttagagtatcgatttttacatttgaatgttatcgcttAGGAAAGGAGgcggagggggatgaatggtgagttgggggagacCCGGGTTGATGGAGTGTGGAATATGAAATTAGTATTTAAGTCTAATTACAGAAAATTATTCagtggacttcgtaaaagagaagtcgctaaacgaacaagcgaaacaactggtaacgaatgcgaaaaagtcaaaaacatcaacgttcgcaGTCATTTGTGATGAagcactttcgtgcaggtaaggcttcatcaaatcagtCAAAAGTTATAATATTATGTTTGATTGTTacattactgaagcatatgcacttgacgtTAGGGCAATATTCAGTCcatagtttttgtttcagttttgtttaacTTTGAAACAAAATTTCATTCGTTAATACTATGCAGTAGCAGCAATAAATGTCAAAACATTGAGCACAACAAACAGAGGCTAAACAGCATACCCTTGTAGAAGTATATCTGCATAGAATTAGTTGCAGCAAAGAAACGTTGACAAAACTGATAGGATTGGATTTTGgattgggaaaaaaacacacgcgaACAGGtataaaaacgaacaaaaaactataaaaaaaaaccccacaaaaacctcGATTTAAGTgcaaccccctccttcccacactTCCTTTGCAAAGGGTTTCTTTtcaatcagtacaatacaatccgtGTCCAGCACTTGCCGAGGAAGAGAAGAAACTCCAGATATTTGACATTCAGTGAAGTCAACAACACCAGTAATGACGTCAAAGAATGACTGCGGTGCATACAAGTTACATGGACTGGCAGACAGCAACATTACCCACGCATGGTTTACGCTTACGTAATTATGATGTAGACACTTTGTTTCAGACAGGTGTCAAAACGTGTGGACCTGAATcacatacgcaacaccacatctgctattacaaaatatatatataaaaaagtaggTGGCGGGAAAGTACTGACATACGCATGAACTCAGTACCTGCAAAGCTGTCCAAATAACAAAATCAATTATGATAAAAAGAATATCATTATGATAGTAGATATATCACACAAAGTATTCATAAAGCGCAGCTCGTTCCGCATCATTTGGAGAACAGTGAGCTAAGTGTGATTAATTATGTCCGTAGTTCGATCTCTGTTACATAGACGCGTCTCATACATGATCGATCAGTTTCGAATCAACAATGGTGACAGCTGCCAAGTTGCGAAACTGCTGTTCTTTACACACACGGATATTCTGATCCATAAAAAGACCTCTGAGAAACCACTAACACAAATATTAATGTTCTGCACATTAAGTGGCTCGCTCAGTTTGAAATAAAATTGTCAAATGAATATGACGCTGGAATTACGAAATTTTGCACTTGGTGTATAGATAGGCTTTATCCTTGTCAGTAATGCTCGCAAGTTCCGGtcgcgaagggagagagagggggcgtggtgttggttgtggtgggggaggggggaggagggggtttgaAAACGCACTTTGTACGTGATGGACGTTCCACATAATCAAACCAACTGTCAAACTATTTGTGTAAGGTGCGCGTATGgcagacgttaaaaaaaaatcttccacagTCTTGCGACAtaccggatctctctctctctctcttttcttttatttatttaattttttaactGCGGGAAGGTCGGGGATTGGAACAAACGTAAAAGCACAAATTACATAACCCACTAAGTTGTACACCATCTTACACTCTCAGCACAGTTAAACTGTTTGTTGTCCTTCCAAGCTCCATGAGTTTATGCTAGTCAGGTGGACTTTCTTGTTTAATTAAGAGGAATTGCATCAGTAAAGTAAGGCTCTACAGCGTTGAtagccccctccttttttttccttttcttttttcttttttttttttttttttaacggggaAGACAGGCGATGAAAGTTAGGGCGaaggagttgggtgtgtgtggaaaggggcggggggggggggggggggggagtgtgggtgtgtgtgtggggggggggagtggccagTGCTGATCCCCACgcacaacccccctcctccactgcaccacctcctccctcctccttcatccgGGCTTAGCGGGGTTATCGGTTATCTCTGGCGACCAGTTCAAAGTGCCCAATATCTGCCCCGAGGTCACTGCAGGACAGATCGAGCAGTTCAAGTTTTGCAGAGTTGGTGACCTCTTTGTGTTCTCGTTTTGACTGGGTTCTCCCCTTTGGAATCATGGAACAGAAGGAATGTTGGGGGTATGAGGCAAGACCTCTGTGACTACTTGGAATCTAAACCGTTCTCCCTTCAGTCCAGTCGAACTTAAAGAGAGGAAACTTCACTGACAACTCCCTTGGCTCCTGTTTGCATGTCCAGTCATATGACACTACctttgaatagatagataaaaaatcTTTGCTCGGAGTTGAACCAACACAtttcaccacgcacacacacacacacacacacactctctctctctctctctcacgcacacgcacacacacacacacacacacacacacacacacacactggggcaaGAACAAGGTCGTAAATTGTTCAAAACATGATTGTGTAAGTTGATAGTTGACGAACAGCTGGTAGGAGGTAAACACAAACAGCAAAATATTTTGGGAGTCTGTATGACTGTTCTCTCCATTGAGCCTGGTTACACTGAATATAAGTATCTGTAATATAATTGTGTGATTTTGTTTACTTAAAAGGGTTTC
This window encodes:
- the LOC143285484 gene encoding uncharacterized protein LOC143285484, translated to MASTEKRDFSNAAYPPPGQPQGYPPQQYGVGPPPQGGPIPPPAYVTQPGYVGGPVIVTTQPVRETGTPPDTTCSLIVSILSIFFCLGAWPFAIAAIVFNRKAKGQVDLGQYTTAQRTLRTCFIFIAVTVILGIIAWIIFGIRLKAALDYIDRSRNSYNNNRYYG